A genomic stretch from Limanda limanda chromosome 11, fLimLim1.1, whole genome shotgun sequence includes:
- the mag gene encoding myelin-associated glycoprotein isoform X2: MWCSELLLTLLFIIKDASCQWNVWVPRDISAMTNSCVVIPCTFMYPSGVRPYRGIHGIWYFGQPYPQLFPPVVFKTRTDVVHESYKGRTKLLGDLNQRNCTLLINNIGTEHSGRYYFRADLGGANMYTYPDFAELKVLDQPSIDVPEEIVSDENLELTCYAPDNCPEMTPEIQWMYTDYLPDPEFSTDYLEESNTAVLSSTLTFVPRPMHNGQLLGCRVYYPNTTLVYERLVSLDVKYAPRSVWVNVSSEVMEGSSVVLHCEVESNPVSRISWMFGDQELLWDTASNISLPLDDLTPAQEGIYTCVGDNGYGMMNTSLYLAVKYPPREPVVNDSMIVAEGTTLALHCSTQGSPAPTLTWLKDGELVGTITADELSVLDIAKITPHGDGQYRCLAENEHGRASSSFNITVEYAPVLLEESKCTVVREGVQCVCIATGNPEPTIEFYLPDLNITINETDGRYNFYTHTDGHTSTGMIKLREKGERVDNGGPAVNVHCGFFNSYGRESVLLELQQEKKYMMAVIVGTIGGVAVIAFIIAAVRYVGHNNKKENGNPRQEVVLENPALYYSAVKKDKQNLRKKVGEDGDYPPVGSLAGLEKQELNYAALEFIGARPREGASGRGDDGSNYTEIKAK, encoded by the exons ATGTGGTGTTCGGAGCTGCTCTTAACACTGCTGTTCATCATCAAAG ATGCCAGCTGCCAGTGGAACGTCTGGGTACCGCGGGACATCTCGGCCATGACCAACTCCTGCGTGGTCATCCCCTGCACCTTCATGTATCCGTCCGGCGTCAGGCCGTACCGCGGCATTCACGGTATCTGGTACTTCGGCCAGCCCTACCCGCAACTCTTCCCTCCGGTAGTCTTCAAAACGCGCACAGACGTGGTGCACGAGAGCTACAAGGGCCGCACCAAGCTGCTGGGCGACCTGAACCAGAGGAACTGCACTCTGCTCATCAACAACATCGGCACAGAGCACTCGGGGAGATACTACTTCCGCGCGGACCTCGGTGGAGCCAACATGTACACGTACCCAGACTTCGCTGAGCTCAAAGTTCTTG aTCAGCCCAGCATTGACGTCCCAGAGGAGATAGTCAGCGACGAGAATCTTGAGTTGACATGTTACGCTCCTGACAACTGTCCCGAGATGACACCGGAGATCCAGTGGATGTACACCGACTACCTGCCCGACCCTGAGTTCTCTACCGACTACCTGGAGGAGAGCAACACGGCCGTGCTCTCCAGCACCCTCACCTTCGTCCCCAGGCCCATGCACAACGGACAGCTGCTGGGCTGCAGGGTCTACTACCCCAACACCACGCTGGTCTACGAGAGGCTCGTCTCTCTGGACGTCAAGT ACGCTCCCCGCTCGGTGTGGGTCAACGTGTCCTCGGAGGTGATGGAGGGCAGCTCCGTGGTGCTGCACTGCGAGGTGGAGAGTAACCCTGTGTCCAGGATCTCCTGGATGTTTGGAGACCAAGAGCTGTTGTGGGACACGGCGTCCAACATCTCGCTCCCCCTGGATGATTTGACGCCAGCACAGGAGGGAATCTACACCTGCGTTGGTGACAACGGTTACGGGATGATGAACACCTCACTGTACCTGGCTGTCAAGT ACCCTCCACGTGAGCCTGTGGTGAACGACTCTATGATTGTGGCAGAGGGCACCACACTGGCCCTGCACTGCAGCACCCAGGGCAGCCCGGCCCCGACCCTCACCTGGCTGAAGGACGGGGAGCTGGTGGGCACCATCACCGCTGACGAGCTGTCCGTGCTGGATATCGCGAAGATCACACCGCATGGAGACGGACAGTACCGCTGCCTGGCCGAGAACGAGCACGGCCGAGCCAGCAGCTCCTTTAACATCACTGTTGAGT ATGCCCCCGTCCTGCTCGAGGAGTCAAAGTGCACAGTGGTGAGGGAGGGTGTCCAGTGCGTCTGCATAGCCACGGGAAACCCCGAGCCCACCATCGAGTTCTACCTGCCCGACCTGAACATCACCATCAACGAAACCGACGGCCGGTACAACTTCTACACGCACACGGACGGACACACCTCCACGGGCATGATCAAGCTGCGGGAGAAAGGAGAGCGGGTGGACAACGGCGGCCCGGCCGTCAACGTCCACTGCGGCTTCTTCAACTCGTACGGAAGAGAGAGCGTActtctggagctgcagcaggaga AAAAGTACATGATGGCAGTTATCGTTGGCACCATCGGAGGAGTAGCGGTCATAGCCTTCATCATTGCAGCAGTGAGATACGTTGGCCACAACAACAAGAA AGAGAATGGCAACCCTAGACAGGAAGTGGTCCTGGAGAACCCAGCGTTGTACTACAGCGCAGTCAAGAAGGACAAACAAAATCTGAGGAAGAAAGTG GGAGAAGACGGGGATTATCCACCTGTGGGCTCTTTGGCAGGACTGGAGAAGCAAGAGCTGAATTATGCCGCTCTGGAGTTCATCGGGGCCAGGCCCAGGGAGGGGGCCTCAGGGAGGGGGGATGACGGCAGCAACTACACGGAAATCAAAGCCAAATGA
- the mag gene encoding myelin-associated glycoprotein isoform X1, which produces MWCSELLLTLLFIIKDASCQWNVWVPRDISAMTNSCVVIPCTFMYPSGVRPYRGIHGIWYFGQPYPQLFPPVVFKTRTDVVHESYKGRTKLLGDLNQRNCTLLINNIGTEHSGRYYFRADLGGANMYTYPDFAELKVLDQPSIDVPEEIVSDENLELTCYAPDNCPEMTPEIQWMYTDYLPDPEFSTDYLEESNTAVLSSTLTFVPRPMHNGQLLGCRVYYPNTTLVYERLVSLDVKYAPRSVWVNVSSEVMEGSSVVLHCEVESNPVSRISWMFGDQELLWDTASNISLPLDDLTPAQEGIYTCVGDNGYGMMNTSLYLAVKYPPREPVVNDSMIVAEGTTLALHCSTQGSPAPTLTWLKDGELVGTITADELSVLDIAKITPHGDGQYRCLAENEHGRASSSFNITVEYAPVLLEESKCTVVREGVQCVCIATGNPEPTIEFYLPDLNITINETDGRYNFYTHTDGHTSTGMIKLREKGERVDNGGPAVNVHCGFFNSYGRESVLLELQQEKKYMMAVIVGTIGGVAVIAFIIAAVRYVGHNNKKENGNPRQEVVLENPALYYSAVKKDKQNLRKKVLKTELLGSKFNSILEETTGEDGDYPPVGSLAGLEKQELNYAALEFIGARPREGASGRGDDGSNYTEIKAK; this is translated from the exons ATGTGGTGTTCGGAGCTGCTCTTAACACTGCTGTTCATCATCAAAG ATGCCAGCTGCCAGTGGAACGTCTGGGTACCGCGGGACATCTCGGCCATGACCAACTCCTGCGTGGTCATCCCCTGCACCTTCATGTATCCGTCCGGCGTCAGGCCGTACCGCGGCATTCACGGTATCTGGTACTTCGGCCAGCCCTACCCGCAACTCTTCCCTCCGGTAGTCTTCAAAACGCGCACAGACGTGGTGCACGAGAGCTACAAGGGCCGCACCAAGCTGCTGGGCGACCTGAACCAGAGGAACTGCACTCTGCTCATCAACAACATCGGCACAGAGCACTCGGGGAGATACTACTTCCGCGCGGACCTCGGTGGAGCCAACATGTACACGTACCCAGACTTCGCTGAGCTCAAAGTTCTTG aTCAGCCCAGCATTGACGTCCCAGAGGAGATAGTCAGCGACGAGAATCTTGAGTTGACATGTTACGCTCCTGACAACTGTCCCGAGATGACACCGGAGATCCAGTGGATGTACACCGACTACCTGCCCGACCCTGAGTTCTCTACCGACTACCTGGAGGAGAGCAACACGGCCGTGCTCTCCAGCACCCTCACCTTCGTCCCCAGGCCCATGCACAACGGACAGCTGCTGGGCTGCAGGGTCTACTACCCCAACACCACGCTGGTCTACGAGAGGCTCGTCTCTCTGGACGTCAAGT ACGCTCCCCGCTCGGTGTGGGTCAACGTGTCCTCGGAGGTGATGGAGGGCAGCTCCGTGGTGCTGCACTGCGAGGTGGAGAGTAACCCTGTGTCCAGGATCTCCTGGATGTTTGGAGACCAAGAGCTGTTGTGGGACACGGCGTCCAACATCTCGCTCCCCCTGGATGATTTGACGCCAGCACAGGAGGGAATCTACACCTGCGTTGGTGACAACGGTTACGGGATGATGAACACCTCACTGTACCTGGCTGTCAAGT ACCCTCCACGTGAGCCTGTGGTGAACGACTCTATGATTGTGGCAGAGGGCACCACACTGGCCCTGCACTGCAGCACCCAGGGCAGCCCGGCCCCGACCCTCACCTGGCTGAAGGACGGGGAGCTGGTGGGCACCATCACCGCTGACGAGCTGTCCGTGCTGGATATCGCGAAGATCACACCGCATGGAGACGGACAGTACCGCTGCCTGGCCGAGAACGAGCACGGCCGAGCCAGCAGCTCCTTTAACATCACTGTTGAGT ATGCCCCCGTCCTGCTCGAGGAGTCAAAGTGCACAGTGGTGAGGGAGGGTGTCCAGTGCGTCTGCATAGCCACGGGAAACCCCGAGCCCACCATCGAGTTCTACCTGCCCGACCTGAACATCACCATCAACGAAACCGACGGCCGGTACAACTTCTACACGCACACGGACGGACACACCTCCACGGGCATGATCAAGCTGCGGGAGAAAGGAGAGCGGGTGGACAACGGCGGCCCGGCCGTCAACGTCCACTGCGGCTTCTTCAACTCGTACGGAAGAGAGAGCGTActtctggagctgcagcaggaga AAAAGTACATGATGGCAGTTATCGTTGGCACCATCGGAGGAGTAGCGGTCATAGCCTTCATCATTGCAGCAGTGAGATACGTTGGCCACAACAACAAGAA AGAGAATGGCAACCCTAGACAGGAAGTGGTCCTGGAGAACCCAGCGTTGTACTACAGCGCAGTCAAGAAGGACAAACAAAATCTGAGGAAGAAAGTG CTTAAGACAGAGCTGTTGGGCTCAAAGTTTAACTCCATTCTAGAGGAGACTACG GGAGAAGACGGGGATTATCCACCTGTGGGCTCTTTGGCAGGACTGGAGAAGCAAGAGCTGAATTATGCCGCTCTGGAGTTCATCGGGGCCAGGCCCAGGGAGGGGGCCTCAGGGAGGGGGGATGACGGCAGCAACTACACGGAAATCAAAGCCAAATGA